The DNA region gGCTACTGTTTCTATAATTCTGATGTTAGCTtgatgaaatataaaataatttatatcttcaatatttatatttgaatGTTGTATAgctttttttaaaattttgGGTATATTGCTTATAGTATATTTAAATACTTCCTTTccattcatatataatttccCATACTTATTTACATTAGGCTTATctaaattatatttatcatgATCAAAATTTATGGTTAAGAGATCATTTAGTTCACTGTCAGACCCAAGATAATAattgaatattttattttcttct from Plasmodium reichenowi strain SY57 chromosome Unknown, whole genome shotgun sequence includes:
- a CDS encoding oxoacyl-ACP synthase codes for the protein RFILCIGAVVLQRTEEKEENKIFNYYLGSDSELNDLLTINFDHDKYNLDKPNVNKYGKLYMNGKEVFKYTISNIPKILKKAIQHSNINIEDINYFIFHQANIRIIETVAKNLNIPMSKVLVNLDEYANTSAASIPLCFSENIKNGKIKTNDIICMCGFGAGMSYGCVILKY